Proteins encoded together in one Paracoccus sp. SMMA_5_TC window:
- a CDS encoding VOC family protein produces the protein MYHGKPCWFELTTAPGQLAAAGAFYNRVLGWDIADSGMEGFTYHLASHDEHPVAGLMETSPVCAEAPPNWMIYLDVDDVDATVRRVAELGGKVLRSPADIPGTGRFAVAADPQGAVFGLLQPSPMDPQPPADAGAWNQNRESHGNWIELMTTDPTAGLDFYAAIMGWDRGDSLDMGAAGTYQLFRWQGAEIGGMMGLGNAPQPCWLPYFGVNGVNAAMARITESGGQVLYGPAEVPGGAVIIAVRDPQGAHFALVGPAEHSA, from the coding sequence ATGTATCACGGCAAGCCCTGCTGGTTCGAACTGACCACCGCCCCCGGGCAGCTGGCTGCGGCCGGCGCCTTCTACAACCGCGTGCTGGGCTGGGACATCGCCGATTCCGGCATGGAAGGGTTCACCTATCATCTGGCCAGCCATGACGAACATCCGGTGGCGGGGTTGATGGAAACCTCGCCCGTCTGCGCCGAGGCGCCGCCGAACTGGATGATCTATCTGGACGTGGACGATGTCGACGCCACCGTCCGGCGGGTCGCCGAACTGGGCGGCAAGGTGCTGCGATCGCCCGCGGACATCCCGGGAACGGGCCGTTTTGCCGTCGCCGCCGATCCGCAGGGCGCGGTCTTTGGCCTGTTGCAGCCTTCGCCGATGGACCCGCAGCCGCCGGCCGATGCCGGCGCCTGGAACCAGAACCGCGAAAGCCATGGCAACTGGATCGAGCTGATGACCACCGACCCGACGGCAGGCCTTGATTTCTATGCCGCGATCATGGGCTGGGACCGGGGCGACAGTCTGGACATGGGTGCGGCCGGCACCTACCAGCTGTTTCGCTGGCAGGGGGCCGAGATCGGCGGCATGATGGGGCTGGGTAATGCGCCGCAGCCGTGCTGGCTGCCCTATTTCGGGGTCAATGGCGTCAATGCCGCCATGGCCCGCATCACCGAGAGCGGCGGGCAGGTGCTTTATGGCCCGGCCGAGGTGCCGGGCGGTGCGGTCATCATCGCCGTGCGCGACCCGCAGGGCGCGCATTTCGCCCTGGTCGGTCCGGCCGAACACAGCGCCTGA
- a CDS encoding rhomboid family intramembrane serine protease has protein sequence MFPIRDHNPSERTPHVRNALILLNLAMFLLTMPWAGGQVQLWDRLALYPVAISHGQWLWGLVTHMFLHAGILHIAGNMLFLWVFGDNLEDQMGHAGFLVFYLACGLAAAAGQIAMDPASGIPMVGASGAIAGVMGGYLLLFPRARVDVIAIIIVIIKRFTIPAWVLLMVWFGLQIFSGLSGVDDGVAYVAHAAGFVAGVVLALPLFLRRGGPAFWSRTHGQPPHKPIDYAPSRIPPVRR, from the coding sequence ATGTTCCCGATCCGTGACCACAATCCGTCCGAGCGCACGCCGCATGTGCGCAATGCCCTGATCCTGCTGAACCTGGCGATGTTCCTGCTGACCATGCCCTGGGCCGGGGGGCAGGTCCAGCTGTGGGACCGGCTGGCGCTGTATCCGGTGGCGATCAGCCACGGCCAATGGCTGTGGGGGCTGGTCACGCATATGTTCCTGCACGCCGGCATCCTGCATATCGCCGGCAACATGCTGTTCCTGTGGGTGTTTGGCGACAATCTGGAAGACCAGATGGGCCATGCGGGATTTCTGGTATTCTATCTGGCCTGCGGTCTGGCGGCGGCCGCCGGGCAGATCGCCATGGACCCCGCCAGCGGCATCCCGATGGTCGGGGCCTCGGGCGCGATCGCCGGGGTGATGGGCGGCTATCTGCTGCTGTTTCCGCGTGCCCGCGTCGATGTCATCGCCATCATCATCGTCATCATCAAGCGCTTTACCATACCGGCCTGGGTGCTGCTGATGGTCTGGTTCGGGCTGCAGATATTCTCGGGGCTCAGCGGGGTCGACGACGGCGTGGCCTATGTCGCCCATGCGGCGGGGTTCGTGGCCGGGGTGGTGCTGGCGCTGCCGCTGTTCCTGCGCCGCGGCGGCCCCGCCTTCTGGAGTCGCACCCACGGCCAGCCCCCGCACAAGCCCATCGACTACGCGCCTTCGCGGATTCCGCCGGTCAGGCGCTGA
- a CDS encoding J-domain-containing protein, with product MRWLERIAERMMLKARAEGKLSGLEGEGKPLPQRHEPDSAEAVGYRIMARAGVLPEEIVLKKRIDAARAELASLPEGAARDAALARIADLEMRRAIAIEARRRFMKP from the coding sequence ATGCGCTGGCTGGAACGGATCGCGGAACGCATGATGCTGAAGGCCCGGGCCGAGGGCAAGTTGTCCGGACTGGAGGGCGAGGGCAAACCTTTGCCCCAGCGCCACGAGCCAGACAGCGCCGAGGCTGTGGGCTATCGAATCATGGCGCGTGCCGGCGTCCTGCCCGAGGAAATCGTGCTGAAGAAACGCATCGATGCCGCCCGCGCCGAACTGGCCAGCCTGCCCGAGGGGGCGGCACGCGATGCCGCCCTGGCCCGGATCGCCGATCTGGAAATGCGGCGTGCCATCGCCATCGAGGCGCGCCGCCGGTTCATGAAGCCCTGA
- a CDS encoding 4-aminobutyrate--2-oxoglutarate transaminase — translation MTSLTDRKNAAISRGVGMTTQIYAERAENAEIWDGEGNRYIDFAAGIAVVNTGHRHPRVIAAVKAQLDRFTHTCHQVVPYENYVALAERLNDSVPGDWPKKTAFYTTGAEAVENAIKIARHYTGRAGVVAFSGGFHGRTFLGMSLTGKVQPYKAGFGPMMNDVWHLPFPVELHGISQEDALAALDRLFKADVDPARVAAIIVEPVQGEGGFYEAPAGFLQRLRQICDQYSILLIADEVQTGFARTGKLFAMEHHGVAADLTTMAKGLGGGLPISAVTGRAEVMDSPAPGGLGGTYAGNPLAVAAAHAVLDVIADEQLCDRATRLGQRLKQRLASLRDEVPEIADIRGPGFMNAVEFNQAGSDKPNPEMTNRVREEALKRNLILLTCGVYGNVIRFLAPLTIPDAVFDEALDKLEDSIRAAR, via the coding sequence ATGACCAGCCTGACCGACCGCAAGAATGCCGCCATTTCCCGCGGCGTCGGCATGACCACGCAGATCTATGCCGAACGCGCCGAGAACGCCGAAATATGGGATGGCGAGGGCAACCGTTACATCGATTTCGCCGCCGGCATCGCGGTGGTGAACACCGGCCATCGCCATCCGCGGGTGATCGCGGCGGTCAAGGCGCAGCTGGACCGCTTTACCCATACCTGCCACCAGGTCGTGCCCTATGAAAACTATGTCGCCCTGGCCGAGCGGCTGAACGACAGCGTGCCGGGCGACTGGCCGAAAAAGACCGCCTTTTACACCACCGGCGCCGAGGCGGTGGAAAACGCCATCAAGATCGCCCGCCATTATACCGGCCGCGCCGGGGTGGTGGCCTTTTCCGGCGGCTTTCACGGCCGCACCTTCCTGGGCATGTCGCTGACCGGCAAGGTTCAGCCCTACAAGGCGGGTTTCGGCCCGATGATGAACGATGTCTGGCACCTGCCCTTCCCGGTCGAACTGCACGGCATCAGCCAGGAGGACGCGCTGGCGGCGCTGGACCGGCTGTTCAAGGCCGATGTCGACCCCGCCCGCGTCGCCGCCATCATCGTCGAGCCGGTCCAGGGCGAAGGCGGCTTTTACGAGGCGCCGGCCGGCTTCCTGCAACGCCTGCGCCAGATATGCGACCAGTATTCGATCCTTTTGATCGCCGACGAGGTGCAGACCGGATTTGCCCGCACCGGCAAGCTCTTCGCCATGGAGCATCACGGCGTTGCCGCCGATCTGACCACCATGGCCAAGGGGCTGGGCGGCGGGCTGCCGATCAGTGCCGTGACCGGCCGCGCCGAAGTGATGGACAGCCCCGCCCCGGGGGGCCTTGGCGGCACCTATGCCGGCAATCCGCTGGCGGTGGCGGCCGCGCATGCGGTCCTGGACGTGATTGCCGATGAACAGCTTTGCGACCGCGCCACCCGCCTGGGCCAGCGGCTGAAACAGCGCCTGGCCAGCCTGCGCGACGAGGTGCCCGAAATCGCCGATATTCGCGGCCCCGGCTTCATGAATGCGGTCGAGTTCAACCAGGCGGGCAGCGACAAGCCGAACCCCGAGATGACCAACCGGGTCCGCGAAGAGGCGCTGAAACGCAACCTGATCCTGCTGACCTGCGGCGTTTACGGCAATGTCATCCGCTTTCTGGCGCCGCTGACCATCCCCGACGCGGTGTTTGACGAGGCGCTGGACAAGCTCGAGGACTCGATCCGCGCCGCGCGCTAG
- a CDS encoding DUF4202 domain-containing protein yields the protein MTRLQTAFDAIDRANSADPHLDPQGRPEALLYGQRMSAEQQALYPDASEVLRIACRGQHIERWLLPRDAYPMDRAGYLAWRSEQGRRHAARIAGIMRDAGYDDDQIAQAGKMLTKQGIKRDPEVQALEDVICFTFIRWYMGPFAAGRDPQEMQRIVEKTARKMSARARALALQEFEIPEPYAAAFRD from the coding sequence ATGACCCGCCTTCAAACCGCCTTCGACGCCATCGACCGCGCCAACAGCGCCGACCCGCATCTGGACCCCCAGGGCCGCCCCGAGGCGCTGCTATACGGCCAGCGCATGAGCGCCGAACAGCAGGCGCTGTATCCCGATGCCTCGGAGGTGCTGCGCATCGCCTGCCGTGGCCAGCATATCGAACGCTGGCTGCTGCCGCGCGATGCCTATCCGATGGACCGCGCCGGCTATCTGGCCTGGCGCAGCGAACAGGGCCGCCGCCACGCCGCCCGCATCGCCGGCATCATGCGCGACGCCGGCTATGATGATGACCAGATCGCGCAGGCCGGCAAGATGCTGACGAAACAGGGGATCAAGCGCGACCCCGAGGTGCAGGCGCTCGAGGACGTGATCTGTTTCACCTTCATCCGCTGGTATATGGGCCCCTTTGCCGCCGGCCGCGACCCGCAGGAAATGCAGCGCATCGTCGAAAAGACCGCGCGCAAGATGTCGGCCCGGGCACGCGCGCTGGCCTTGCAGGAATTCGAGATTCCCGAACCCTATGCCGCAGCCTTCCGTGACTAG
- a CDS encoding DUF1428 domain-containing protein, with protein MSYYSGFLLAVPTANKQKYIELARDHWPMFKQYGALRMVEAWGVDVPHGKVTDFYMSTQAKEDETIVFSWIEWPDRATADAAFERMMADPDTPRPPEMPFDGMRMMWGGFEPIVDVS; from the coding sequence ATGAGCTACTATTCCGGCTTCCTGCTGGCGGTGCCGACCGCCAACAAGCAGAAATACATCGAACTGGCGCGCGATCACTGGCCCATGTTCAAGCAATACGGTGCGCTGCGGATGGTCGAGGCCTGGGGGGTGGACGTGCCGCATGGCAAGGTCACGGATTTCTACATGTCCACCCAGGCCAAGGAGGACGAAACCATCGTCTTTTCCTGGATCGAATGGCCCGACCGGGCCACCGCCGATGCCGCCTTTGAACGCATGATGGCCGATCCCGACACGCCCAGACCGCCCGAGATGCCCTTTGACGGGATGCGGATGATGTGGGGCGGTTTCGAGCCCATCGTCGATGTATCGTGA
- a CDS encoding NAD(P)/FAD-dependent oxidoreductase, with protein sequence MASANPGEITVAGAGIFGLACAWELTRRGRRVRVVERARIAAGASGGHVGALAPHAPENWNDKKQVQLQALITAADWWAEVALTGGIDPGYARTGRIQPLPQGARDRIQDRIAAARAHWPDWARMELTDAPDTPLPPESPSGLWLVDRLTARINPRQACAALAAAIRAGGGRIEEGATTEGPAIWATGVAGLAAFGGGGVKGQSALLAHDAATAPQVFAEGLHIVPHADGTVAIGSTSEPGVQDTATDAQIEALIERARRLCPALATATVIDRWAGIRPRARSRAPLVGPWPGRPGDYVANGGFKIGLAMAPACAGMLADLILDGRDRIPAGFRVPG encoded by the coding sequence ATGGCAAGCGCGAATCCGGGGGAAATCACCGTGGCGGGCGCCGGCATCTTCGGCCTTGCCTGCGCCTGGGAACTGACCCGCCGCGGCCGGCGGGTGCGGGTGGTGGAACGGGCGCGGATCGCGGCCGGCGCCTCGGGCGGGCATGTGGGGGCGCTGGCGCCGCATGCGCCGGAAAACTGGAACGACAAGAAACAGGTGCAGTTGCAGGCGCTGATTACCGCCGCGGACTGGTGGGCCGAGGTGGCGCTGACCGGTGGTATCGATCCGGGCTATGCCCGCACCGGTCGCATCCAGCCGCTGCCGCAAGGCGCCCGGGATCGCATCCAGGACCGCATCGCGGCGGCGCGCGCGCATTGGCCCGACTGGGCGCGGATGGAACTGACCGACGCGCCGGACACGCCCTTGCCGCCCGAATCGCCCTCGGGCCTGTGGCTGGTCGATCGGCTGACGGCGCGCATCAACCCGCGGCAGGCCTGCGCGGCGCTGGCGGCGGCGATCCGCGCCGGCGGCGGCCGGATCGAGGAAGGCGCGACCACCGAAGGCCCGGCGATCTGGGCCACCGGGGTCGCTGGCCTGGCGGCCTTTGGCGGCGGCGGGGTCAAGGGCCAGTCGGCGCTGCTGGCCCATGACGCCGCCACGGCCCCGCAGGTCTTTGCCGAGGGGCTGCACATCGTGCCCCATGCCGATGGCACCGTCGCCATCGGCTCGACCTCGGAGCCGGGGGTGCAGGACACCGCCACCGACGCCCAGATCGAGGCGTTGATCGAGCGGGCGCGACGGCTGTGCCCGGCGCTGGCCACGGCGACGGTGATCGACCGCTGGGCCGGCATCCGCCCCCGCGCCCGGTCAAGGGCGCCGCTTGTGGGGCCCTGGCCGGGTCGGCCGGGCGACTATGTGGCCAATGGCGGCTTCAAGATCGGGCTGGCGATGGCGCCCGCCTGCGCCGGGATGCTGGCCGACCTGATCCTGGACGGCCGCGACCGCATCCCCGCGGGCTTCAGGGTGCCGGGCTGA
- a CDS encoding CbiX/SirB N-terminal domain-containing protein: MTRALIVGHGQPGDPGPQQRAIEDLARRVAAELPGMSVRGATLAMPGALDIADDATLIYPMFMATGWFTRSELPRRLALAGAGGARILPPFGSDAGLPDLCLELLRAAALAQGWRLADCHLMIAAHGSGRSRAPAQAAQDMARALAPHLAEVRCGFVEEAPFLAEAARGLPVQSLCLPLFASRAEHVTDDLPQALAQAGYAGITLPPVGLAPQVPRMIAAALARAIRAS; encoded by the coding sequence GTGACTAGGGCGCTGATCGTCGGCCATGGCCAGCCCGGCGATCCCGGCCCGCAGCAACGGGCGATCGAGGATCTGGCCCGGCGCGTCGCTGCCGAATTGCCCGGGATGAGCGTGCGCGGCGCGACGCTGGCCATGCCGGGGGCGCTGGACATCGCCGATGACGCCACGCTGATCTATCCGATGTTCATGGCCACCGGCTGGTTCACCCGCAGCGAATTGCCGCGCCGTCTGGCACTGGCCGGGGCGGGCGGGGCGCGCATCCTGCCGCCCTTTGGCAGCGATGCCGGCCTGCCGGACCTGTGTCTTGAGCTGCTGCGGGCGGCGGCCTTGGCGCAGGGCTGGCGGCTGGCCGACTGTCATCTGATGATCGCCGCGCATGGCTCGGGGCGGTCGCGCGCTCCGGCACAGGCCGCGCAGGACATGGCCCGAGCCCTGGCGCCGCATCTGGCCGAAGTGCGCTGCGGCTTTGTCGAAGAGGCGCCCTTTCTGGCCGAGGCCGCCCGCGGCCTGCCCGTCCAAAGCCTGTGCCTGCCGCTGTTTGCCAGCCGGGCCGAACATGTGACCGACGACCTGCCGCAGGCCCTGGCCCAGGCCGGCTATGCCGGCATCACCCTGCCGCCGGTGGGGCTTGCCCCCCAGGTGCCGCGGATGATCGCCGCAGCGCTGGCCCGGGCAATCAGGGCTTCATGA
- the mnmD gene encoding tRNA (5-methylaminomethyl-2-thiouridine)(34)-methyltransferase MnmD, with protein sequence MGQPDQSAADLDWRDGAIPVSRRFDDPYFSLNGGLAETRHVFLAGNDLPARLVAGFHVAELGFGTGLNLLALAQVARVPVRFTSFEAFPMSGEELARAHAAFPELADLAAELRAGWPAERFRVGLVEARVIRADARQALPLWQDSADAWFLDGFSPARNPEMWGPELMAEVGRHTRPGGSFATYTAAGHVRRALAEAGFAVSRAPGFAGKRHMSRGQRLTGGIREGA encoded by the coding sequence ATGGGCCAGCCAGACCAGAGCGCGGCGGACCTCGATTGGCGCGATGGCGCCATTCCGGTGTCGCGCCGCTTTGACGATCCCTATTTCAGCCTGAACGGCGGCCTTGCGGAAACCCGGCATGTGTTTCTGGCCGGAAACGACCTGCCGGCGCGGCTGGTCGCCGGATTTCACGTCGCCGAACTGGGCTTTGGCACCGGGTTGAACCTGCTGGCGCTGGCCCAGGTGGCGCGGGTGCCGGTCCGCTTCACCAGTTTCGAGGCCTTTCCGATGAGCGGCGAGGAACTGGCACGCGCCCATGCCGCCTTTCCCGAGCTGGCCGATCTGGCGGCCGAACTGCGCGCCGGCTGGCCCGCAGAACGCTTTCGCGTCGGTCTGGTCGAGGCGCGGGTGATCCGCGCCGACGCCCGCCAGGCGCTGCCGCTGTGGCAGGACAGCGCCGATGCCTGGTTTCTCGACGGCTTCTCGCCCGCCCGCAACCCCGAGATGTGGGGGCCCGAGCTGATGGCCGAGGTCGGGCGCCACACCCGCCCGGGCGGCAGCTTTGCCACCTATACCGCCGCCGGCCATGTGCGCCGCGCGCTGGCCGAGGCGGGATTTGCGGTGAGCCGCGCCCCCGGCTTTGCCGGCAAGCGCCACATGAGCCGCGGTCAGCGCCTGACCGGCGGAATCCGCGAAGGCGCGTAG
- a CDS encoding valine--tRNA ligase, with product MAMDKTFDATAAEARIAALWAAQNAFAAGANARPGAPAFSVVIPPPNVTGSLHIGHALNNTLQDILVRWHRMRGFDTLWQPGQDHAGIATQMVVERQMAERQEPGRREIGREAFLQKVWAWKQESGDTIIGQLKRLGASCDWSRNAFTMSGAPGAPAGEEGNFHDAVIKVFVDMYDKGLIYRGKRLVNWDPHFETAISDLEVENREVPGQMWHFKYPLAGGETYEYVERDADGNVTLRETRDYIAIATTRPETMLGDGAVAVHPDDARYAPIVGKLVEIPVGPREYRRLIPIITDEYPDPDFGSGAVKITGAHDFNDYAVAIRNNIPLYTLMDGKARMRADGLSYAESAEIASRAARGEDVGDVSEVNLVPEELRGLDRYQARKAVIEAITAEGLAVTYLHREIDPETGAEHLERRPLIENKPIMQPFGDRSGVVIEPMLTDQWFVDTPRIVQPAIDAVRNGQTRILPEQHRKVYFNWLENIEPWTISRQLWWGHQIPVWYGLDLRLEGQVDDDHDGALDEVEIFALLEEGLVHRDEILHCAANFTEVARRFRDSMVELPQPLEVARVIEVADRAAAIHAFSQGLAEYNLTQDPTRLVYPVWRDPDVLDTWFSSGLWPIGTLGWPDRTPELARYFPTSTLVTGFDIIFFWVARMMMMQLAVVGQVPFRDVYVHGLVRDEKGAKMSKSKGNVIDPLTLIDQYGADALRFTLTSMAAMGRDPKLGPKHVEANRNFVTKLWNASRFAEMNGVRGGGARPQPRHVVNRWIIGEVARIRIATDEALAGYRFNDAAAGLYAFVWGKVCDWYVEFSKPLFDGDYSQETRDTMGWVLDQCYTLLHPIMPFVTEELWALTGQRDRMLVHGAWPEYGEELIDAEADRQMNWVIQLIENIRSARAQIGVPAGARPDLIVTQADAAARDALAANAPLIERLARVNPPRDGAMGQGMIAVAVPGASLALPVGEMIDVAAETARLQKAVAKAEKDAAGLRGRLANPRFVEHAEAEVIDETRDKLAALDDDIARLRGALEQLAAM from the coding sequence ATGGCCATGGACAAGACTTTCGACGCCACCGCCGCCGAGGCCCGGATCGCGGCCCTGTGGGCTGCGCAGAACGCCTTTGCGGCGGGCGCCAATGCCAGACCCGGCGCGCCGGCGTTCTCGGTGGTGATCCCGCCGCCGAATGTCACCGGCAGCCTGCATATCGGTCACGCCCTGAACAATACGCTGCAGGATATCCTGGTGCGCTGGCACCGGATGCGCGGCTTTGACACGCTGTGGCAGCCCGGCCAGGACCATGCCGGCATCGCCACCCAGATGGTGGTGGAACGCCAGATGGCCGAACGCCAGGAGCCCGGCCGACGCGAGATCGGGCGCGAGGCCTTCCTGCAGAAGGTCTGGGCCTGGAAGCAGGAGTCGGGCGACACCATCATCGGCCAGCTCAAGCGGCTGGGTGCCAGCTGCGACTGGTCCAGGAACGCCTTCACCATGTCCGGCGCCCCCGGCGCCCCGGCGGGGGAAGAGGGCAATTTCCACGATGCGGTGATCAAGGTCTTTGTCGACATGTATGACAAGGGGCTGATCTATCGCGGCAAGCGGCTGGTCAACTGGGATCCGCATTTCGAAACCGCGATTTCGGATCTCGAGGTGGAAAACCGCGAGGTGCCCGGCCAGATGTGGCATTTCAAGTATCCGCTCGCCGGGGGGGAAACCTATGAATATGTCGAACGCGACGCCGACGGCAATGTGACGCTGCGCGAGACCCGCGACTATATCGCGATCGCCACCACCCGGCCCGAAACCATGCTGGGCGACGGGGCGGTGGCCGTGCATCCCGATGATGCCCGCTATGCCCCGATCGTGGGCAAGCTGGTCGAAATCCCGGTCGGGCCGCGCGAATACCGCCGCCTGATCCCGATCATCACCGACGAATACCCCGACCCGGACTTCGGCTCGGGCGCGGTCAAGATCACCGGCGCGCATGACTTCAACGATTATGCGGTGGCGATCCGCAACAACATCCCGCTGTATACGCTGATGGACGGCAAGGCGCGGATGCGCGCCGACGGGCTGTCCTATGCCGAAAGCGCCGAGATCGCCAGCCGCGCCGCCCGCGGCGAGGATGTTGGCGACGTGTCCGAGGTCAACCTGGTCCCCGAAGAGCTGCGCGGCCTTGACCGCTATCAGGCGCGCAAGGCCGTGATCGAGGCGATCACCGCCGAGGGGCTGGCCGTCACCTATCTGCACCGCGAAATCGACCCCGAGACGGGCGCCGAACATCTGGAACGCCGCCCGCTGATCGAAAACAAACCGATCATGCAGCCCTTTGGCGACCGTTCGGGCGTGGTGATCGAGCCGATGCTGACCGATCAATGGTTCGTCGATACCCCCCGGATCGTGCAGCCCGCCATCGATGCCGTGCGCAACGGCCAGACCCGGATCCTGCCCGAACAGCACCGCAAGGTCTATTTCAACTGGCTGGAAAACATCGAGCCCTGGACGATCTCGCGCCAACTGTGGTGGGGCCATCAGATCCCGGTCTGGTATGGGCTGGACTTGCGGCTGGAAGGCCAGGTCGATGATGACCACGACGGCGCCCTGGACGAGGTGGAAATCTTTGCCCTGCTCGAGGAAGGTCTGGTCCACCGCGACGAGATCCTGCATTGCGCGGCGAATTTCACCGAGGTGGCGCGCCGGTTCCGCGACAGCATGGTCGAACTGCCGCAGCCGCTGGAGGTGGCGCGGGTGATCGAGGTCGCCGACCGTGCGGCGGCCATCCACGCCTTTTCCCAGGGGCTGGCCGAATACAACCTGACCCAAGACCCCACGCGGCTGGTCTATCCGGTCTGGCGCGACCCCGATGTGCTGGACACCTGGTTCAGTTCCGGCCTGTGGCCGATCGGCACGCTGGGCTGGCCCGACAGGACGCCGGAACTGGCGCGCTATTTCCCGACCTCGACGCTGGTCACCGGCTTTGACATCATCTTCTTCTGGGTGGCGCGGATGATGATGATGCAGCTGGCGGTGGTCGGGCAGGTGCCGTTCCGCGACGTCTATGTCCACGGCCTGGTGCGCGACGAAAAAGGCGCCAAGATGTCGAAGTCGAAAGGCAATGTCATCGACCCGCTGACGCTGATCGACCAATACGGCGCCGATGCGCTGCGCTTTACCCTGACCAGCATGGCGGCAATGGGCCGCGACCCCAAGCTGGGCCCCAAGCATGTCGAGGCCAACCGCAACTTCGTCACCAAGCTGTGGAACGCCAGCCGATTCGCCGAAATGAACGGCGTGCGGGGCGGTGGCGCCCGGCCGCAGCCGCGCCATGTCGTCAACCGCTGGATCATCGGCGAGGTGGCGCGCATCCGTATCGCCACCGACGAGGCCCTGGCCGGCTATCGCTTCAACGATGCCGCCGCCGGGCTTTACGCCTTTGTCTGGGGCAAGGTCTGCGACTGGTATGTGGAATTTTCCAAGCCGCTGTTCGATGGCGATTACAGCCAGGAAACCCGCGACACCATGGGCTGGGTTCTGGATCAGTGCTATACGCTGCTGCACCCGATCATGCCCTTTGTCACCGAAGAGCTGTGGGCGCTGACCGGCCAGCGCGACCGCATGCTGGTGCATGGCGCCTGGCCCGAATATGGCGAAGAACTGATCGATGCCGAAGCCGACCGGCAGATGAACTGGGTGATCCAGCTGATCGAGAACATCCGCTCGGCCCGGGCGCAGATCGGCGTGCCCGCCGGGGCCCGCCCGGACCTGATCGTGACCCAGGCCGATGCCGCCGCGCGGGACGCGCTGGCGGCGAACGCGCCGCTGATCGAGCGCCTGGCGCGCGTGAACCCGCCGCGCGACGGCGCCATGGGCCAGGGCATGATCGCGGTGGCAGTGCCGGGCGCCAGCCTGGCGCTACCGGTGGGCGAGATGATCGATGTCGCCGCCGAAACCGCGCGCCTGCAAAAGGCGGTCGCCAAGGCCGAAAAGGATGCCGCCGGCCTGCGCGGCCGCCTGGCCAACCCGCGGTTCGTCGAACATGCCGAAGCCGAGGTGATCGACGAAACCCGCGACAAGCTGGCGGCGCTGGACGATGACATCGCCCGCCTGCGCGGGGCGCTGGAGCAGCTGGCGGCGATGTGA
- a CDS encoding NnrU family protein encodes MAWVEFLLALAVFVAAHVIPARARAPLVARLGRRGYIAGFSLLSFALLLWLIVAAGRAPHIPLWPQEPWMRWLVNLVMPLAVLVALWGGMAGLLLAFLAWAGAHLLANGDLAHAILFGGLGGYAGLGLARLQRPLRLRPGWRSGLAALAIWAALYHLHPWFAGVSPAP; translated from the coding sequence ATGGCCTGGGTGGAATTTCTGCTGGCGCTGGCGGTGTTTGTCGCCGCGCATGTGATCCCCGCGCGCGCCCGCGCGCCGCTGGTGGCGCGACTGGGCCGGCGCGGCTATATCGCCGGGTTCAGCCTGCTGTCGTTTGCGCTGCTGTTGTGGCTGATCGTGGCGGCGGGGCGCGCGCCCCATATCCCCTTGTGGCCGCAAGAGCCATGGATGCGCTGGCTGGTCAACCTGGTGATGCCGCTGGCGGTGCTGGTGGCACTGTGGGGCGGCATGGCGGGCCTGCTGCTGGCGTTTCTGGCCTGGGCGGGGGCACATCTGCTGGCCAATGGCGATCTGGCGCATGCGATCCTGTTCGGGGGCCTGGGCGGCTATGCCGGTCTGGGCCTTGCGCGGCTGCAGCGGCCATTGCGGCTGCGGCCGGGTTGGCGGTCGGGGCTGGCGGCGCTGGCGATCTGGGCCGCGCTTTACCATCTGCACCCGTGGTTCGCCGGCGTCAGCCCGGCACCCTGA